TCTCTTTGGTAGAAGCTTGGATGTTTTGCAATAACAAGCGTCGCAATAAAGGAGTGCTGTAAACATCTCGTTTCGCCCAAACCTGCCAGCGTTCTGGCTGGGCTATTTCCACTTCCATTCCCAGAGAACGCCATTTATTAGCACTGTCTTCCGCAGTTTCAAAAGTGCGGTATGTGCCTAAAACTACCACTTCTTCGACTGCTGACTGGGGCAAAGCTTCCATGACTGTTTCCAGCTTTACAGGGTTCTTAGTAAACAGGATTTGCTGCTTGTTGCCCACTTGAAATTTTAGCTTTAAGCGATCGCCTTTTATGGGTTCTAGTTGCAGCTTGGCTGTGGCTTCGGCGCCAAATCGCTGCACAATCCCAATTTTCAGTTCTATATCCTGGATATTGCTCTCTGGCCCTGATGCCGCAGTCAGTCCCAATAGACAAAATGTTGTCAGCACAGTGTAGGGAAAACACCAAAATGAAAATTTCATGACCACCTGATAGCGTTCGCGCAGCGTCTCCAAAAGTTGCGATCGCGAGTAATCGTTCGCGTTGGCGGAGCCTCTCGTAGAGAGTGTCTTCTGCCCCTTAATGTGTCGTTGGAGCTTATTTTCCAATTGCTTTGTAGCGCGGTTTTTTTGTCGCATGAATGCTCCAATGATACCATTACCAATTTTGCCCCAGATACTAGTTGCAAAACGAAGTCATAATGACTATGATTTATTTAGAGACAAAAAACAGAACTAGTTGCATAAACTCTTTATGGTTAAAGTCCAAGAAATTCCATTAAATCAGATAAAACGGCCATTGCCCCGTACAAACGATCCAAATAAAGTGCAAGCCTTAATGGAATCGATTGCGGAGATTGGGCAGCAAGAACCTATTGATGTCCTAGAAGTAGATGGACAATATTATGGCTTTTCTGGTTGCCACCGGTATGAAGCTTGCCAGCGTTTAGGCAAAGAAACCGTTTTAGCCAGAGTTCGTAAAGCACCCCGTAGCGTTTTGAAGATGCACTTAGCATAGACAATGGGGAATGGGGGCTAGGAATCAAGGGCTTAATTTTCTTGCCAATCCCCAATGCCCAATTCCCAATCCCCAATTACATATAACCTAATTAGGAGAAAATTATGTCATCGAAAGTAACAGTTAAAAATGTAAATATCGGCATTGACGAGGCGAGTAGGGCTAAAATTGCTGACGGTTTATCTCATCTGTTGGCTGATACTTATACACTGTATCTGAAAACTCATAATTTTCATTGGAATGTAACAGGGCCGATGTTTCAAACGTTGCATCTAATGTTTGAGACTCAGTATACAGAATTAGCCTTAGCAGTGGATTTAATAGCCGAGAGAATTAGAGCGCTTGGCTATCCTGCACCAGGAACCTACAGCGAATACGCCAAACTAAGTTCGATTCCAGAAACTCCTGGAGTTCCTAAAGCTGTGGAAATGATCCGCTTGCTAGTGGAAGGACAAGAAGCCGTAGTCAGAACTGCACGGTCTATTTTCCCTGTGCTAGAGGAAGTTAACGACGAACCTACCGCCGATTTATTGACTCAGCGGATGCAGGTACACGAAAAGACAGCTTGGATGTTGAGAAGTTTGCTGGAAGAATAGGAATTAGGGACTAGGGACTGGGTACTAACAAATAAAGACTTAATTTTTTTGCCAATCCCCAATCCCCAATCCCCAGTCACCAATCCTCAATCCCCAATGCCCCACACCCAAAAGTTGCAAGATTTAATGCAACAGGTAGGTATTTCTAGTTTTAAAGCGCTGAGTCGTGCTGCTGGTGTCTCAGAGCGTCAAATTTTGCGATTACGTCAGGGAAAGCTAGAGCAGATGCGGGTAGATGTGCTGCTTAAGCTGTCGTCAGTGCTACAGATTTCATTAAGTGAATTAATCGCAACTTTTTCAACCGTAGAGTTATTACAAGAGAAAACAGCACCTACCCAGGAATTGTTACAAGAAATTACAGATTTAAGAAGAGAGTACGATCGCTCGCAACTTCAATTAGAACAACAGCGAGAAATATTACTACAAGAACTCCAGCAGTCAACCTTGCAACTGCTGGAGTCTTTATTATTGCAATGGCCAACAGCAGCACAGAAAGCGCAGGAGAATCAACAGCTAGCAGCAGTTAAAATAGTCCCATTGGTACAGAAACCCCTGGAAAAGCTTTTGCAAGCGTGGGGAGTAGAAGCGATCGCACCTGTGGGAGCAGAATTACCTTATGATCCCCAACTTCACCAATTGATGGAGGGAACTGCACAGCCTGGAGGAACAGTCAAAGTGCGTTACACTGGCTACCTTCAAGGTAAGAAGTTGCTTTACAGAGCGAAAGTAAATCCTGTTTGAGGTAGTTAGAGACGCGATTAAATCACGTCTGTACAGGATTTGTGTTATGTGTTGAGAAATATATAGATATTGGGAATACTAAAAATAGCAGGGGCGATCGCCTTAGAGAACTTCTGTTAGATAGTTGGTGTAGATTCAAGCTTGCTTGGCACTGTTGAAACCAAAGTTTTCGGCTCTAGAAGGGTAATCCAGAGGTAAATTATTTCAATAATGTAAGTAATTGGACATAAATAAACGTAGATCCTAGTTACTATCATAAATACTCAGTAGTCAAGAAAGGATTATATCTACTAATGATTATGATGTGAAACCTCGATAGTTGAGTATTTTTGCT
This Nostoc sp. C052 DNA region includes the following protein-coding sequences:
- a CDS encoding ParB N-terminal domain-containing protein; this translates as MVKVQEIPLNQIKRPLPRTNDPNKVQALMESIAEIGQQEPIDVLEVDGQYYGFSGCHRYEACQRLGKETVLARVRKAPRSVLKMHLA
- a CDS encoding Dps family protein → MSSKVTVKNVNIGIDEASRAKIADGLSHLLADTYTLYLKTHNFHWNVTGPMFQTLHLMFETQYTELALAVDLIAERIRALGYPAPGTYSEYAKLSSIPETPGVPKAVEMIRLLVEGQEAVVRTARSIFPVLEEVNDEPTADLLTQRMQVHEKTAWMLRSLLEE
- the grpE gene encoding nucleotide exchange factor GrpE; amino-acid sequence: MPHTQKLQDLMQQVGISSFKALSRAAGVSERQILRLRQGKLEQMRVDVLLKLSSVLQISLSELIATFSTVELLQEKTAPTQELLQEITDLRREYDRSQLQLEQQREILLQELQQSTLQLLESLLLQWPTAAQKAQENQQLAAVKIVPLVQKPLEKLLQAWGVEAIAPVGAELPYDPQLHQLMEGTAQPGGTVKVRYTGYLQGKKLLYRAKVNPV